Proteins encoded by one window of Streptomyces sp. NBC_01477:
- a CDS encoding class I SAM-dependent methyltransferase, with product MFSPEGPALRELAVQALSSVDRGYDLLAPTFDHTPFRTPDRFLDATAAALAPLGPFDAGLDLCCGTGAGLRALAPLCRKRLTGVDFSAGMLARAAGDVGPAAGGPAPQWVRADARALPFDAAFDLAVSFGAFGHFLPAERPGLFAQVHRALRPGGLFAFPVGAPPPVTSPWYWAMAGFDGAMRVRNALWRPPFVMYYRTFPLSAVREDLAAAGFEVEVTALDGFGRRKDGSPRAALVLARRS from the coding sequence GTGTTCTCACCCGAGGGACCCGCACTGCGCGAGCTGGCCGTCCAGGCGCTGTCCTCCGTCGACCGCGGCTACGACCTGCTCGCGCCGACGTTCGACCACACCCCATTCCGTACGCCCGACCGCTTCCTCGACGCGACCGCCGCCGCGCTCGCACCGCTCGGACCCTTCGACGCAGGGCTCGACCTGTGCTGCGGTACGGGCGCGGGGCTGCGGGCGCTCGCCCCGCTGTGCCGCAAGCGGCTGACCGGCGTGGACTTCAGCGCCGGGATGCTGGCGCGGGCGGCCGGGGACGTCGGGCCGGCCGCGGGGGGACCGGCGCCGCAGTGGGTGCGGGCCGACGCCCGCGCGCTGCCCTTCGACGCGGCCTTCGACCTGGCGGTGAGCTTCGGCGCCTTCGGGCACTTCCTGCCCGCCGAGCGCCCCGGGCTCTTCGCCCAGGTGCACCGGGCGCTGCGCCCCGGCGGGCTGTTCGCCTTCCCGGTCGGCGCGCCGCCGCCGGTCACCTCGCCCTGGTACTGGGCGATGGCCGGCTTCGACGGCGCCATGCGGGTGCGCAACGCGCTGTGGCGCCCACCCTTCGTGATGTACTACCGCACCTTTCCGCTCTCCGCGGTGCGCGAGGACCTGGCGGCGGCCGGCTTCGAGGTGGAGGTCACCGCGCTCGACGGCTTCGGCCGCCGCAAGGACGGCAGCCCGCGGGCCGCCCTGGTGCTGGCCCGCAGAAGCTGA
- a CDS encoding MFS transporter yields MASEARRTHHQVTFAVLAAGVSAYALLQSLVTPVLPTIQADLHTTQNTVTWVLTAYLLSASIFTPIMGRVGDMIGKERVFVATLVALAAGSLLAALATNVTVMIIARAIQGIGGGVLPLAFGIIRDEFPRDKLNGAVGMIASILAVGGGLGIVLAGPIVNALDYHWLFWLPMILTLISAVAAHFFVPESPMRTPGRISWAPAVLLSAWLVALLVALSQAPVWGWGSGKVLGLIAAAVVLAVGWVLVELRSVTPLIDMKMMARPAVWTNNLVALLVGVGMYAVFAFLPEFVQTPKSTGYGFGASITQSGLILLPMSVAMFMVGLGANGLANRIGGKKVVLMGSLIGAVSMALLAFAHTSTWELYVATAIMGAGFGLTFAAMSSLIVSAVPPAQTGVASGMNANIRTIGGSIGAALMASVVTASPAADGLPKESGYTNGFAMLGGAMVVAAIAATLIPVGRRTSRIDFADEPQHPELALIPGGTVVGDKPE; encoded by the coding sequence ATGGCGTCCGAGGCCCGGCGCACACACCACCAGGTCACGTTCGCGGTCCTTGCGGCCGGTGTGAGCGCGTACGCGCTGCTCCAGTCCCTGGTCACCCCGGTACTGCCGACGATCCAGGCCGACCTGCACACCACCCAGAACACCGTGACCTGGGTGCTGACCGCCTACCTGCTGTCCGCCTCGATATTCACGCCGATCATGGGCCGGGTGGGCGACATGATCGGCAAGGAGCGCGTCTTCGTCGCGACGCTCGTCGCCCTGGCCGCCGGGTCGCTGCTCGCGGCCCTGGCGACCAATGTGACGGTGATGATCATCGCCCGGGCGATCCAGGGCATCGGCGGCGGCGTCCTGCCACTGGCGTTCGGCATCATCCGCGACGAATTCCCGCGCGACAAGCTCAACGGGGCGGTCGGCATGATCGCCTCGATCCTCGCGGTCGGCGGCGGCCTGGGCATCGTGCTCGCGGGACCGATCGTCAACGCGCTGGACTACCACTGGCTGTTCTGGCTGCCGATGATCCTCACGCTGATCTCGGCAGTGGCGGCCCACTTCTTCGTCCCCGAGTCGCCGATGCGCACGCCGGGCCGGATCAGCTGGGCGCCCGCGGTGCTGCTGTCCGCCTGGCTGGTGGCCCTGCTCGTCGCGCTCAGCCAGGCCCCGGTGTGGGGCTGGGGCTCGGGCAAGGTGCTCGGCCTGATCGCCGCGGCCGTGGTGCTCGCGGTGGGCTGGGTGCTGGTCGAGCTGCGGTCGGTGACCCCGCTGATCGACATGAAGATGATGGCCCGCCCCGCGGTGTGGACCAACAACCTGGTGGCGCTGCTGGTCGGCGTCGGAATGTACGCGGTCTTCGCCTTCCTGCCGGAATTCGTGCAGACCCCGAAGTCCACCGGCTACGGCTTCGGCGCGAGCATCACCCAGTCCGGGCTGATCCTGCTGCCGATGTCGGTGGCGATGTTCATGGTCGGCCTCGGTGCGAACGGCCTGGCCAACCGCATCGGCGGCAAGAAGGTCGTGCTGATGGGCTCGCTGATCGGCGCCGTGTCGATGGCGCTGCTGGCCTTCGCCCACACCAGCACCTGGGAGTTGTACGTGGCCACCGCCATCATGGGCGCCGGCTTCGGACTGACCTTCGCCGCGATGTCCAGCCTGATCGTCAGCGCGGTCCCGCCCGCGCAGACCGGCGTGGCCAGCGGCATGAACGCCAACATCCGTACCATCGGCGGCTCCATCGGTGCCGCGCTGATGGCCAGCGTCGTCACCGCGAGCCCTGCCGCGGACGGCCTGCCGAAGGAGTCCGGCTACACCAACGGCTTCGCCATGCTGGGCGGCGCCATGGTGGTCGCGGCCATCGCGGCGACGCTGATCCCGGTCGGCCGGCGCACCAGCCGGATCGACTTCGCCGACGAGCCGCAGCACCCGGAGCTGGCGCTGATCCCCGGGGGTACCGTCGTAGGGGACAAACCGGAATGA
- a CDS encoding TetR/AcrR family transcriptional regulator, translating to MTGHARPAVPAPAPGPAAAEQDPPARPLRRDAVRNHQLVIDAAREVLSEFGTDASMELIASRAGVGVGTVYRRFPNKEALVDEIAGLMLSELTEVARRSLALPDGSGLEAFLRVIGRSLSKHRGYADKLVGHSKTACVEVLRDRITELLVQAQKSGRVAPGVELGDIMALIWGLRGIVETSGAVVPDAWQRQLDIQLAGLRSVAVPQDGPPAVTRAQLRLIGAGGPSPRT from the coding sequence ATGACTGGACACGCGCGCCCGGCGGTACCGGCGCCGGCACCAGGGCCCGCGGCGGCCGAGCAGGACCCGCCCGCCCGGCCGCTCCGGCGGGACGCGGTACGCAACCACCAGTTGGTGATCGACGCGGCGCGGGAGGTGCTCTCCGAGTTCGGCACCGACGCCAGCATGGAGCTGATCGCCTCGCGCGCCGGTGTCGGCGTCGGCACGGTCTACCGGCGCTTCCCCAACAAGGAGGCGCTGGTCGACGAGATCGCCGGGCTGATGCTGAGCGAACTCACCGAGGTGGCCAGGCGGTCGCTCGCCCTGCCCGACGGATCGGGCCTGGAAGCCTTCCTGCGGGTCATCGGCCGCTCGCTGAGCAAGCACCGCGGCTACGCCGACAAGCTCGTCGGCCACTCCAAGACGGCCTGCGTGGAGGTGCTGCGCGACCGGATCACCGAACTCCTGGTCCAGGCGCAGAAGTCGGGGCGGGTCGCGCCCGGCGTCGAGCTGGGCGACATCATGGCACTGATCTGGGGCCTGCGCGGCATCGTCGAGACCAGCGGGGCCGTCGTACCGGACGCCTGGCAGCGGCAGTTGGACATCCAGCTGGCGGGCCTGCGCTCGGTGGCGGTGCCGCAGGACGGGCCGCCCGCGGTGACGCGGGCGCAGCTGCGGCTGATCGGTGCCGGGGGCCCGTCCCCGCGGACGTGA
- the ykgO gene encoding type B 50S ribosomal protein L36, translated as MKVRNSLRSLKNRPGAQIVRRRGRVYVINRKDPRSKARQG; from the coding sequence ATGAAAGTACGCAATTCGCTGCGGTCGTTGAAGAACCGTCCGGGCGCCCAGATCGTGCGCCGGCGCGGCAGGGTCTACGTGATCAACCGCAAGGACCCGCGTTCCAAGGCCCGCCAGGGCTGA
- a CDS encoding GNAT family N-acetyltransferase has protein sequence MTLVKNDLTVRPIAGPEELGLFSRLHYVLNDELADDLAQGRRRPEWMWVALRGDRLLARAAWWSRTGERDPLFLDVLDLDDSAADPDLLDVAEHLVRAATAKVVPAGSRPPEYNRFVPADWRDLPAATRAVGDRMTVLERTGARLLVERLRLEWRPGTPVPAPGGRLAFRRVRDAEEIVSLMTAVLDGTLDAHSRADLAAMTPREAALTHYEGELALYTSPRDWWRIATLPGGDPVGFVVPARNSYHPVIAYIGVLPAHRGKGCVDDLLAEGTRILAAHDAPRIRAATDLGNVPMARAFERAGYVNFERSVTMTWP, from the coding sequence TTGACCCTGGTGAAGAACGACCTGACCGTGCGCCCGATCGCCGGGCCGGAAGAACTCGGCCTCTTCTCGCGACTGCACTACGTCCTCAACGACGAACTGGCCGACGACCTCGCCCAGGGCCGCCGGCGCCCCGAGTGGATGTGGGTCGCCCTGCGCGGCGACCGCCTGCTGGCCAGGGCCGCCTGGTGGAGCCGTACGGGCGAGCGCGACCCGCTCTTCCTCGACGTCCTCGACCTGGACGACAGCGCCGCCGACCCCGACCTGCTGGACGTCGCCGAACACCTGGTGCGCGCCGCCACGGCGAAGGTCGTCCCGGCCGGCTCCCGGCCGCCGGAGTACAACCGCTTCGTCCCTGCCGACTGGCGGGACCTTCCCGCGGCCACGCGGGCCGTCGGGGACCGCATGACGGTGCTGGAGCGGACCGGTGCCCGGCTCCTGGTCGAGCGGCTGCGGCTGGAATGGCGCCCGGGCACGCCGGTCCCCGCGCCCGGCGGCCGGCTCGCCTTCCGGCGGGTGCGGGACGCCGAGGAGATCGTCAGCCTGATGACCGCGGTGCTCGACGGCACGCTCGACGCCCACAGCCGCGCCGACCTCGCCGCGATGACGCCCCGCGAGGCGGCGCTCACCCACTACGAGGGCGAACTCGCGCTGTACACCAGCCCGCGCGACTGGTGGCGGATCGCGACGCTGCCGGGCGGCGACCCCGTCGGCTTCGTCGTCCCCGCCCGCAACAGCTACCACCCGGTCATCGCCTATATCGGCGTCCTGCCCGCGCACCGCGGCAAGGGCTGCGTCGACGACCTGCTGGCCGAGGGCACGCGGATCCTCGCCGCCCACGACGCCCCCCGTATCCGGGCGGCCACCGACCTGGGCAACGTGCCGATGGCCCGCGCCTTCGAGCGCGCCGGTTACGTGAATTTCGAGCGCAGCGTCACGATGACCTGGCCCTGA
- a CDS encoding LysR family transcriptional regulator ArgP — translation MTSGLPLDQVRTLLAAVDEGTFEAAAERLHVTPSAVSQRVKALEQRTGRVLLLRSKPVRLTASGEVVVRFGRQLARLEEDAAAELGLTAAGPTTLAVAVNADSLATWFLPALTETARTLDVCFDLHRDDQDHTALLLRQGRVMAAVTSSPEPVQGCSVRPLGLMTYRACATPAFAARHLAHGPLAELLPAAPMVVFDRKDDIQDGFLRALAPGRPTSGQPRHYVPSSESFVAAVAAGLGWGMLPDIQTGPHRAGGTLVDLAEGHAMDVPLHWQQWKLDSPPLAALATAVARAAAGALAQGPPRRR, via the coding sequence ATGACGAGCGGGCTGCCCCTGGACCAGGTCCGTACGCTGCTCGCCGCCGTGGACGAGGGCACCTTCGAGGCGGCGGCGGAACGCCTCCATGTGACGCCCTCCGCGGTCAGCCAGCGAGTCAAGGCCCTGGAACAGCGCACCGGGCGGGTCCTGCTGCTGCGCTCCAAGCCGGTACGGCTGACCGCCTCCGGCGAGGTCGTCGTCCGCTTCGGGCGGCAATTGGCCCGGCTGGAGGAGGACGCGGCGGCCGAACTGGGCCTGACCGCCGCCGGGCCGACCACCCTGGCGGTCGCGGTCAACGCGGACTCGCTGGCCACCTGGTTCCTGCCCGCGCTCACCGAGACCGCGCGCACCCTCGACGTCTGCTTCGACCTGCACCGCGACGACCAGGACCACACCGCGCTGCTGCTGCGCCAGGGCCGGGTGATGGCCGCCGTCACCTCCTCGCCCGAGCCCGTGCAGGGCTGCTCCGTACGCCCGCTCGGCCTGATGACCTACCGCGCCTGCGCGACCCCCGCCTTCGCCGCCCGCCACCTCGCGCACGGCCCGCTGGCCGAACTGCTGCCCGCCGCGCCCATGGTGGTCTTCGACCGCAAGGACGACATCCAGGACGGCTTCCTGCGCGCCCTCGCCCCCGGCCGCCCCACCTCGGGCCAGCCCCGCCACTACGTGCCCTCGTCCGAGTCCTTCGTGGCCGCCGTCGCCGCCGGCCTCGGCTGGGGCATGCTCCCCGACATCCAGACCGGCCCGCACCGCGCCGGCGGCACCCTGGTCGACCTCGCCGAGGGGCACGCCATGGACGTGCCCCTCCACTGGCAGCAGTGGAAGCTCGACTCCCCGCCGCTGGCCGCCCTCGCCACCGCCGTCGCCCGTGCCGCCGCCGGGGCCCTGGCCCAGGGGCCGCCGCGGCGCCGGTGA
- a CDS encoding LysE/ArgO family amino acid transporter, producing the protein MNTALLAALAGLGTGMSLIVAIGAQNAFVLRQGIRREHVAAVVAICALSDAVLIAAGVSGIGSVAGAWPSAVTVTGWIGGAFLLSYGLLAARRALRPERLEAAGAAGGSLRAAVLTCLAMTWLNPHVYLDTVLLLGSVANGYGGARWPFGAGAVAASFVWFSGLGFGARLLERPFSRPGSWRVLDVVIACTMITLGVLMVART; encoded by the coding sequence ATGAACACGGCGCTCCTCGCGGCCCTGGCCGGACTCGGCACCGGCATGTCACTCATCGTGGCGATCGGTGCGCAGAACGCCTTCGTGCTGCGCCAGGGCATACGCCGCGAGCACGTCGCCGCGGTGGTGGCGATCTGCGCGCTGTCCGACGCCGTCCTGATCGCGGCCGGCGTCAGCGGCATCGGCTCCGTGGCCGGGGCCTGGCCGTCCGCGGTCACCGTGACCGGCTGGATCGGCGGCGCCTTCCTGCTGTCGTACGGTCTGCTGGCCGCCCGCCGGGCGCTGCGGCCGGAGCGGCTGGAGGCGGCGGGCGCCGCGGGCGGCTCGCTGCGGGCCGCGGTGCTCACCTGCCTGGCGATGACCTGGCTGAACCCGCATGTCTACCTCGACACCGTGCTGCTGCTCGGCTCGGTCGCCAACGGCTACGGCGGGGCGCGCTGGCCGTTCGGGGCCGGGGCGGTGGCCGCCAGCTTCGTGTGGTTCAGCGGTCTCGGCTTCGGCGCCCGGCTGCTGGAGCGGCCCTTCTCCCGGCCGGGTTCCTGGCGCGTGCTGGACGTGGTCATCGCCTGCACGATGATCACCCTGGGGGTGCTGATGGTGGCGCGGACCTGA
- a CDS encoding SpoIIE family protein phosphatase, with protein MSRSGHDTGVPELEPEVFDSAIVPIAMTAGDEHLLVYYNDAFRVLFGPRRLGVPARDAFDEPAAAPFITMLNEVFRGHIARQVTSPRTTDGSAPGAPGVRHFVYSCSPVVSRYGPGVLAVAIDTTAQVTAAEHAQWLSEQRHQALQRYEALMSAVSQIVWLMQPTGEIQELVGGFEEFTGIPWRPVIDQDWLSAVHPHDRGRLMHTWRDAAGGDPSTFVCTFRMRTAAGLHRHVQSRAVPIVRDGVTVEWIGTTADVEDQWRNRLREKLLAKVATVIAASDVPQAFAAVTDAVVPELTDACGVFLLSPAGGPGSGGDLTVTRIASSAREGLPPLPPLSHRPASVGPITRQVIASGRPRLFTFPAGEPPDGVLPDLSAAWLREARATSITVVPVEIDTAVVAFAVAAACADSPPPGPADLQMLGEVLREVRDPLRQAMELQRTRHTALTLQRALLTPTPRVPGAEIAAHYQPASRTAEIGGDWYDSLLLPDGSVTLTIGDIAGHDLEAATSMSQLRSMLRVIAFDRSRLNTPAESLVRLDRVAEGLDIAPLVTAVHARLEPLPGGGWHAAWSNAGHPPPLLLSAAGTPQFLEGGGPDLPLCVAPWMARTTWHHELRPGETLLLYTDGLIEVPGTDLSEGMAALAAHAEQARRQGVSLATLCARLLAAAADRRDDAAVIGFRPVPRGRVRAEHPA; from the coding sequence ATGAGCCGTAGCGGCCACGACACGGGCGTGCCCGAACTCGAACCCGAGGTGTTCGACAGCGCCATCGTGCCCATCGCGATGACCGCGGGCGACGAGCACCTGCTCGTCTACTACAACGACGCCTTCCGCGTGCTGTTCGGCCCCCGCCGGCTCGGCGTCCCGGCCCGCGACGCGTTCGACGAACCTGCCGCGGCCCCCTTCATCACCATGCTCAACGAGGTCTTCCGCGGCCACATCGCCCGCCAGGTCACCTCCCCCCGCACCACCGACGGCAGCGCGCCCGGCGCGCCCGGCGTCCGCCACTTCGTCTACAGCTGCTCGCCCGTGGTGTCCCGGTACGGTCCCGGCGTGCTCGCGGTGGCCATCGACACCACCGCCCAGGTGACGGCCGCCGAGCACGCGCAGTGGCTGTCCGAGCAGCGGCACCAGGCGCTGCAGCGCTACGAGGCGCTGATGTCCGCGGTCAGCCAGATCGTCTGGCTGATGCAGCCCACCGGTGAGATCCAGGAGCTGGTCGGCGGTTTCGAGGAGTTCACCGGCATCCCGTGGCGGCCGGTGATCGACCAGGACTGGCTGTCCGCGGTCCACCCGCACGACCGCGGCCGGCTGATGCACACCTGGCGGGACGCGGCCGGGGGCGACCCCTCGACGTTCGTGTGCACCTTCCGGATGCGCACCGCGGCCGGTCTCCACCGCCATGTGCAGTCCCGGGCGGTGCCCATCGTGCGCGACGGGGTCACCGTCGAGTGGATCGGCACCACCGCGGACGTCGAGGACCAGTGGCGCAACCGGCTGCGCGAGAAGCTGCTGGCCAAGGTCGCGACCGTGATCGCGGCGAGCGACGTGCCGCAGGCCTTCGCCGCCGTCACCGACGCGGTGGTGCCCGAGCTGACCGACGCGTGCGGGGTCTTCCTGCTGTCACCGGCGGGCGGGCCCGGCTCAGGCGGCGACCTGACCGTCACCCGGATCGCCTCCAGCGCCCGCGAGGGGCTGCCCCCGCTGCCCCCGCTGAGCCACCGGCCGGCGTCCGTCGGCCCGATCACCCGGCAGGTCATCGCGAGCGGTCGCCCCCGGCTGTTCACCTTCCCCGCCGGCGAGCCGCCCGACGGCGTACTGCCCGACCTGTCCGCCGCGTGGCTGCGCGAGGCCCGCGCCACCAGCATCACCGTGGTGCCGGTCGAGATCGACACGGCGGTCGTCGCCTTCGCCGTCGCCGCCGCCTGCGCGGACAGCCCGCCGCCCGGCCCCGCCGACCTCCAGATGCTCGGCGAGGTGCTGCGCGAGGTGCGCGACCCGCTGCGGCAGGCCATGGAACTCCAGCGCACCCGGCACACCGCGCTCACCCTCCAGCGCGCACTGCTCACCCCCACCCCCCGGGTGCCCGGCGCCGAGATCGCCGCGCACTACCAGCCGGCCAGCAGGACCGCGGAGATCGGCGGCGACTGGTACGACTCGCTGCTGCTGCCGGACGGCTCGGTCACCCTCACCATCGGCGACATCGCGGGCCACGACCTGGAGGCCGCCACCTCGATGAGCCAGCTGCGCAGCATGCTGCGGGTCATCGCCTTCGACCGGTCCCGGCTGAACACCCCGGCCGAGAGCCTGGTGCGGCTCGACCGGGTCGCCGAGGGCCTGGACATCGCGCCGCTGGTCACCGCCGTGCACGCCCGGCTGGAACCGCTGCCCGGCGGCGGCTGGCACGCGGCCTGGTCCAACGCGGGCCACCCGCCGCCGCTGCTGCTGTCCGCCGCGGGGACGCCGCAATTCCTCGAAGGCGGCGGACCCGACCTGCCGCTGTGCGTGGCCCCCTGGATGGCCCGCACCACCTGGCACCACGAGCTGCGGCCCGGGGAGACCCTGCTGCTCTACACCGACGGTCTGATCGAGGTCCCGGGAACCGACCTGAGCGAGGGCATGGCCGCGCTGGCCGCGCACGCCGAGCAGGCCCGCCGCCAGGGCGTGTCGCTGGCCACGCTGTGCGCCCGGCTGCTGGCCGCCGCCGCCGACCGGCGCGACGACGCGGCGGTGATCGGCTTCCGGCCGGTCCCGCGGGGCCGGGTGCGGGCCGAGCACCCGGCCTGA
- a CDS encoding LacI family DNA-binding transcriptional regulator: protein MSAPSPVSRPTLEAVAARAGVSRATVSRVVNGGAGVRGPLAERVRAAVDELGYVPNQAARTLVTRRNGAIAVVVAEPESRFFTDPFFAQQVRGISRELAAHDNQLVLLLTGGAADHERVGRYLTGGHVDGALIFSLHADDSLPVIARKAGVPTVIGGRPTWPDPDTRRRTLYVDCDNRGGARDAVRRLLALGRRRIVHIAGPLDQPASVDRLDGFRDVLPGIGTAMIAEGDFTPEGGARAMERLLERSPDLDGVFAASDVMASGALRVLRARGRRVPDDVAVVGFDDMVSVAEWTDPPLTTIRQDIEEMGRLMAQLLLHALEPSTDPDGVPAVSSIITPTRLVVRASA, encoded by the coding sequence TTGTCCGCTCCGTCCCCCGTCTCCCGCCCCACGCTCGAAGCCGTCGCGGCGCGGGCCGGGGTGTCGCGAGCCACCGTGTCGCGGGTGGTCAACGGGGGAGCGGGGGTGCGCGGACCGCTGGCGGAAAGAGTGCGCGCGGCGGTCGACGAACTCGGGTACGTGCCCAACCAGGCGGCCCGCACCCTGGTCACCCGGCGCAACGGCGCCATCGCCGTGGTCGTAGCGGAACCCGAGTCCCGGTTCTTCACCGACCCCTTCTTCGCCCAGCAGGTGCGCGGCATCAGCAGGGAGCTGGCCGCGCACGACAACCAGCTGGTGCTGCTGCTCACCGGGGGCGCCGCGGACCACGAGCGGGTCGGCCGCTATCTGACCGGCGGGCATGTGGACGGCGCGCTGATCTTCTCGCTGCACGCCGACGACTCGCTGCCGGTCATCGCCCGCAAGGCGGGCGTGCCCACGGTGATCGGCGGCCGTCCCACCTGGCCCGACCCGGACACCCGGCGCCGCACCCTCTACGTCGACTGCGACAACCGCGGCGGCGCGCGGGACGCGGTACGCCGCCTGCTGGCGCTCGGCCGCCGCCGGATCGTGCACATAGCGGGACCGCTGGACCAGCCTGCCTCCGTCGACCGGCTCGACGGCTTCCGCGATGTGCTGCCCGGTATCGGCACCGCGATGATCGCCGAGGGCGACTTCACGCCCGAGGGGGGCGCCCGGGCCATGGAGCGGCTGCTGGAGCGCTCTCCCGACCTCGACGGGGTCTTCGCCGCCTCCGATGTGATGGCCTCGGGCGCGCTGCGGGTGCTGCGGGCCCGCGGCCGGCGGGTGCCGGACGACGTGGCGGTGGTCGGCTTCGACGACATGGTGTCGGTGGCGGAGTGGACCGACCCGCCGCTGACCACGATCAGGCAGGACATCGAGGAGATGGGCCGGCTGATGGCGCAGCTGCTGCTGCACGCCCTGGAGCCGTCGACCGACCCGGACGGCGTGCCCGCGGTGTCCTCGATCATCACCCCGACCCGGCTGGTGGTGCGCGCCTCCGCCTGA
- a CDS encoding aldo/keto reductase has product MTHIPGLTLNNGIAIPQLGFGTYQIEPQDTREAVRTALDIGYRHIDTAQMYGNEKEVGQAVRDSGLPRGEVFVTSKLNNGHHAYGDALSAFARTLDDLGLEYLDLFLIHWPLPEVGDYVETWKALEEILRSGRVKAIGVSNFQPHHVERLLKETGTVPAVNQIEVHPYLTQDDVRAFDTAHGIATEAWSPIAQGKVLDDPVITAIAERLDRTPAQVTLRWHLQRGDIVFPKSVTPARVAENFRLFDFDLAQDDVDAISALDRGERTGPDPDTFNYVPG; this is encoded by the coding sequence ATGACCCACATCCCCGGTCTCACGCTCAACAACGGCATCGCGATACCGCAACTGGGCTTCGGGACCTACCAGATCGAGCCGCAGGACACCCGGGAGGCGGTGCGCACCGCACTGGACATCGGCTACCGGCACATCGACACCGCGCAGATGTACGGCAACGAGAAGGAGGTCGGCCAGGCCGTCAGGGACTCGGGCCTGCCGCGCGGCGAGGTCTTCGTCACCAGCAAACTCAACAACGGCCACCACGCCTACGGGGACGCGCTCTCCGCGTTCGCCCGCACCCTGGACGACCTCGGGCTCGAATACCTCGACCTCTTCCTCATCCACTGGCCGCTGCCCGAGGTGGGCGACTACGTCGAGACCTGGAAGGCACTGGAGGAGATCCTGCGCTCGGGCCGGGTCAAGGCCATCGGGGTGTCCAACTTCCAGCCGCACCATGTGGAGCGGCTGCTGAAGGAGACCGGCACCGTCCCCGCGGTCAACCAGATCGAGGTCCATCCGTATCTCACCCAGGACGACGTCCGCGCCTTCGACACCGCCCACGGCATCGCGACCGAGGCGTGGTCGCCGATCGCCCAGGGCAAGGTGCTGGACGACCCGGTGATCACGGCGATCGCCGAGCGGCTCGACCGTACTCCCGCGCAGGTCACGCTGCGCTGGCATCTGCAGCGCGGGGACATCGTCTTCCCCAAGTCCGTGACGCCCGCCCGGGTGGCGGAGAATTTCCGGCTCTTCGACTTCGACCTCGCCCAGGACGACGTCGACGCGATCAGCGCGCTGGACCGCGGCGAGCGCACCGGCCCCGACCCGGACACCTTCAACTACGTACCGGGCTGA
- a CDS encoding LacI family DNA-binding transcriptional regulator produces MKRPTMKDVARAAGVSPMTVSRVVAGEAGVAPETAARVGQAVRKLGYQRNDNARSLRQKNLGTSTIGLVVDDLANPFYALMARSVEDEAHRRGHVVLVGSTNDEPQREREVIAAFTARQVDGLIIVPTIGSHGFLKRPMDGGTQVVCVDRPAKGLAVDTVTVDNRAAAGRAVTHLLGHGHTRIAYLGDRFDIWTQAERYAGYLDALAAHGIPEDPALVRHELRSHPQARDALAVLRTLPDPPTALFTSNDLITLGVLDGLDHPAPLALVGFDDLPLGERLTPPLTVVSQDPVALGGTAANLLFSRIAGDRSAPRSVVLLTRFVVRGSGEFRTAAG; encoded by the coding sequence GTGAAACGCCCGACGATGAAGGACGTGGCCCGCGCAGCCGGGGTCAGTCCCATGACGGTCTCCCGGGTCGTCGCGGGCGAAGCGGGGGTCGCCCCCGAGACGGCCGCCCGGGTCGGCCAGGCAGTGCGCAAACTCGGCTACCAGCGCAACGACAACGCCCGCAGCCTGCGCCAGAAGAACCTCGGCACCTCCACCATCGGCCTGGTCGTGGACGATCTGGCCAACCCCTTCTACGCCCTGATGGCCCGTTCGGTGGAGGACGAGGCCCACCGCCGCGGCCATGTGGTGCTGGTCGGCAGCACCAATGACGAGCCGCAGCGCGAACGCGAGGTGATCGCCGCCTTCACCGCCCGCCAGGTGGACGGCCTGATCATCGTCCCCACCATCGGCAGCCACGGCTTCCTCAAACGCCCCATGGACGGCGGTACGCAGGTGGTCTGTGTCGACCGCCCCGCCAAGGGCCTCGCCGTCGACACCGTCACCGTCGACAACCGGGCCGCCGCCGGACGGGCCGTCACCCACCTGCTCGGCCACGGCCACACCCGGATCGCCTACCTCGGCGACCGCTTCGACATCTGGACGCAGGCCGAGCGCTACGCCGGCTACCTCGACGCGCTCGCCGCCCATGGCATACCCGAGGACCCCGCGCTCGTCCGGCACGAACTGCGCTCCCACCCGCAGGCCAGGGACGCACTCGCCGTGCTGCGCACACTGCCCGACCCGCCGACCGCGCTGTTCACCAGCAACGACCTGATCACTCTCGGCGTCCTCGACGGCCTGGACCATCCCGCGCCGCTCGCCCTGGTCGGCTTCGACGACCTGCCGCTCGGCGAACGGCTCACCCCGCCGCTGACCGTGGTCAGCCAGGACCCGGTGGCCCTCGGCGGCACCGCCGCCAACCTGCTCTTCTCCCGTATCGCGGGCGACCGCTCGGCGCCGCGCTCGGTGGTGCTGCTCACCCGCTTCGTGGTCCGCGGCTCCGGCGAATTCCGCACGGCGGCCGGCTGA